One Eretmochelys imbricata isolate rEreImb1 chromosome 9, rEreImb1.hap1, whole genome shotgun sequence genomic window, GGATAACTTCCAGGATTCCATTTGGGAGGCAATCCTTACATTGCGCATTATGTGATATGGAGTATAGAATAGTGAAAAGAAAACCAGTGCTAGGATGACTAAAGAAAGAGGTTTCTCAAGGGGCTGAGCAGCTGTGAGCTGCTCTCTACGTTTCTTAAGAAAGATAACCATCTTCATGTAAAAGAAGCACATAACACACAGAGGTATTATAAACCCCAGAAGAGTCAGGCACATGCTATAGATCAGGTTTTCTTTTGGATTTTCAGAACTTGCATAATCTGTACATTGGTTACCACTGGGAGTATTTTTAGATTCTATGAAGGTGATTATTGGCACCAGTTCAAGTATAACAAGGATCCATATGGCAACAGAGAAAACAACAGCTATCTTCCTCTTCTGTAGAAAATGTTCTCTGAAAGGATATTGAATGAGCATATAACGATCAATGCTGATAAAAGTAAGGAAAAGGATGCTTGTGTATAGGTTTACATGCAGCATGAACCTGTTGCTTTTGCACAAAATGTTAGCATATATCCATTTTCCTTTGGAGTAGCTTGTCACCAACATTGGAAGTGTGCATAGAA contains:
- the SUCNR1 gene encoding succinate receptor 1; this encodes MAVNKTGDCLEMDNTLQKYYLSTMYTIEFIFGIIGNSIVVFGYIFCLKVWKSGNIYLFNLSLSDFVFLCTLPMLVTSYSKGKWIYANILCKSNRFMLHVNLYTSILFLTFISIDRYMLIQYPFREHFLQKRKIAVVFSVAIWILVILELVPIITFIESKNTPSGNQCTDYASSENPKENLIYSMCLTLLGFIIPLCVMCFFYMKMVIFLKKRREQLTAAQPLEKPLSLVILALVFFSLFYTPYHIMRNVRIASQMESWKLSVCTQNIINTIYIITRPIAFLNSVMNPIFYFLMGDHFREMLMTKVRQLLKRFTPTANEAMTRHSDTGTP